One window of Novipirellula aureliae genomic DNA carries:
- a CDS encoding sialate O-acetylesterase, whose translation MTRILAILTMVVCLAGPANAGLQVSSLFTDHMVLQREMPVPVWGSGNPDATIQVEFADQSKTVQVDPDGKWQVRLDPLAANLEPGEMTISSSANDESIVIGDVLVGEVWICSGQSNMQMGYQNIQGIADLVPQTKNIRTFEVKRSVAFRPQESCEGQWAVSQPSSAVAFAFAHFLQQAAEMPVGIILTCWGSSSIEAWMPRDMTETLPHFRTMMQEFDADTARTSKIQEILDGPRPWSRADDIYLRRQSNILYNAMMHPLAPYACRGLVWYQGERNTQSMAGMLREPWFSRTSGMLMYGEVLQQWIERYRKQWNRDDMHFLVVMLPGYGATLNRDSDRDPNSPTAHSWAWMRESQLMALKLPHTSVANTIDLGHLKKIHPTDKLPVGRRLALLAQRDTLGQSVEAQGPTIKNVQPNGDALIVHFDHADGLKTTDGKSPQGFWIAEESGEWCEADASIEDETVVLRSTQLSKPLYVRYAFSAKPDVNLVNDADLPAYPFRTDDFPPTKPAQH comes from the coding sequence ATGACTCGGATTTTGGCAATATTGACGATGGTCGTTTGTTTGGCGGGCCCTGCGAATGCTGGGCTGCAAGTCTCGTCGCTGTTCACCGACCATATGGTACTGCAGCGCGAGATGCCTGTTCCCGTCTGGGGCAGCGGCAATCCAGACGCGACGATCCAAGTTGAATTCGCTGATCAATCCAAAACAGTCCAGGTCGATCCCGATGGCAAATGGCAAGTCCGTTTGGATCCATTGGCCGCGAACCTCGAACCGGGTGAGATGACGATTTCATCCTCCGCGAATGACGAATCGATCGTGATAGGCGACGTCTTGGTCGGCGAAGTCTGGATTTGCTCTGGACAATCCAACATGCAGATGGGTTACCAGAACATTCAAGGGATTGCGGACCTCGTGCCCCAGACAAAGAACATTCGCACCTTTGAAGTCAAACGATCGGTGGCGTTCAGACCGCAGGAATCGTGTGAGGGGCAGTGGGCGGTAAGTCAACCCAGTAGCGCGGTCGCGTTTGCGTTCGCTCATTTTTTGCAGCAAGCCGCTGAGATGCCCGTGGGGATCATCCTTACCTGCTGGGGCAGCTCTTCGATCGAGGCTTGGATGCCCCGTGACATGACCGAGACCCTTCCCCACTTCCGAACGATGATGCAGGAATTCGATGCGGACACGGCACGGACGAGCAAAATCCAAGAAATCCTAGATGGGCCAAGACCTTGGAGCAGAGCCGATGATATCTATCTACGTCGTCAATCCAACATTTTGTACAACGCGATGATGCATCCACTTGCACCCTATGCCTGTCGTGGCCTGGTCTGGTATCAGGGTGAACGAAACACGCAGTCGATGGCTGGAATGCTCCGAGAACCTTGGTTTTCAAGGACTTCGGGTATGTTGATGTATGGCGAAGTGCTACAGCAATGGATCGAGCGGTATCGCAAACAGTGGAACCGCGACGATATGCACTTCCTTGTCGTCATGCTGCCGGGATATGGGGCAACCCTAAACAGAGATTCCGATCGCGATCCCAATAGTCCCACCGCACACTCTTGGGCGTGGATGCGTGAGTCGCAATTGATGGCACTCAAGCTTCCCCACACCAGCGTGGCGAATACCATTGACCTTGGTCATCTCAAGAAGATTCACCCCACCGATAAATTGCCGGTTGGTAGACGGTTAGCCCTCTTGGCCCAGCGTGATACTTTGGGACAATCGGTCGAAGCCCAAGGGCCAACCATCAAGAACGTCCAACCAAACGGTGATGCGTTGATCGTTCATTTTGACCATGCGGATGGGCTCAAAACAACCGATGGCAAATCGCCACAGGGGTTTTGGATTGCAGAGGAATCGGGAGAATGGTGTGAAGCAGATGCTTCGATTGAAGACGAAACAGTGGTCCTGCGATCGACGCAGTTGAGCAAACCTCTCTATGTGCGTTATGCCTTTTCGGCAAAGCCTGATGTCAATCTCGTCAATGATGCCGATTTACCCGCCTATCCTTTCCGAACCGACGATTTTCCGCCCACCAAGCCGGCGCAGCACTAG
- a CDS encoding sulfatase-like hydrolase/transferase, producing MKTTFSLITLLFLFCPCVGVKAADQSKPNILFILTDDQSPMDFGFYNSDASMQTPVIDQLAKQGMVFDAAYHMGSFSGAVCTPSRHMIMTGRTVWHLPIAPNAKSQCPPDIVQNTLAAVFNRAGYSTMRTCKKGNSYDAANKQFTVRHDAVKRGGTDESGSAWHAEQVLNYLNDRETTKDNKPFLIYYGFSHPHDTRDGTPELLAKYGAVNHKDKTTLPPENPKQPPLPPNYLPEHPFSHGHPKLRDETRVSGVWTRRDPRTIRNEIGRYNACSENIDIQIGRVLEKLDAMGELENTYIIYTSDHGMAVGRHGLQGKQNLYEHTWRVPLVIKGPGIKPGTRATGNVYLLDTLATLCDLAGIPTPDSNEGISWKPVVEGKKTVVRDCLYGVYNGGTKPGMRSVKKGDWKLIEYDVLDGKVREKQLFNLAENPHEFLPQHHDPATIALTGVTPQPNQTNLASDPHYAEKLAEMEALLLSEMQRLDDPYRLWHQPADD from the coding sequence ATGAAAACTACTTTCTCGTTGATCACCTTACTGTTTTTGTTTTGCCCATGCGTCGGGGTGAAGGCAGCCGATCAATCCAAACCAAACATCTTGTTTATCTTGACGGATGACCAATCCCCGATGGACTTCGGGTTTTACAATTCCGATGCTTCCATGCAAACGCCGGTCATTGACCAACTTGCGAAACAAGGGATGGTCTTCGACGCGGCCTATCACATGGGCTCCTTCTCGGGCGCGGTTTGCACGCCATCGAGACACATGATCATGACCGGACGCACGGTCTGGCATCTGCCGATTGCCCCGAATGCAAAGTCGCAGTGTCCTCCAGACATCGTACAAAACACATTGGCAGCGGTTTTCAATCGAGCGGGCTATTCCACGATGCGGACCTGTAAGAAAGGCAATAGCTACGACGCTGCGAATAAGCAATTCACGGTTCGTCATGATGCCGTCAAGCGAGGCGGAACCGACGAATCGGGGAGCGCATGGCACGCCGAACAAGTGCTCAACTATTTGAACGATCGAGAGACAACCAAGGACAACAAACCATTCCTGATCTATTACGGATTTTCACATCCACACGATACCCGCGATGGCACACCCGAGTTGCTGGCCAAATATGGTGCGGTCAATCACAAGGATAAGACGACGCTGCCACCGGAAAACCCAAAGCAGCCTCCGCTTCCACCGAATTACCTTCCCGAACATCCGTTTTCGCACGGACATCCAAAGTTGCGTGATGAGACCCGCGTGAGCGGCGTTTGGACTCGGCGTGACCCGCGAACCATCCGCAACGAAATTGGTCGTTACAATGCTTGCAGCGAGAATATCGATATTCAAATCGGACGAGTGCTTGAAAAACTCGATGCGATGGGAGAACTCGAGAATACCTACATCATCTACACCTCCGATCACGGCATGGCCGTCGGTCGACACGGATTGCAGGGAAAACAAAATTTGTACGAACACACTTGGCGGGTTCCATTGGTTATCAAAGGCCCCGGCATCAAGCCTGGGACGCGAGCAACCGGCAATGTGTACCTACTCGATACCCTAGCGACCCTCTGCGACCTGGCGGGTATCCCAACTCCCGATTCGAATGAAGGCATCAGTTGGAAGCCAGTGGTGGAAGGAAAGAAAACGGTCGTTCGCGATTGTCTGTATGGAGTCTATAACGGCGGCACGAAACCGGGCATGCGCAGCGTCAAGAAAGGTGATTGGAAGCTAATCGAGTATGACGTGCTCGATGGCAAAGTCCGCGAAAAACAGCTCTTCAATCTTGCCGAAAATCCACACGAATTTTTGCCCCAGCATCACGATCCCGCGACAATCGCGTTAACGGGAGTGACGCCGCAGCCGAATCAAACCAATCTCGCATCCGACCCTCACTACGCCGAAAAGCTGGCCGAGATGGAAGCCTTGCTGCTCTCCGAAATGCAACGATTGGACGATCCCTATCGACTTTGGCATCAACCTGCGGATGATTGA
- a CDS encoding DUF1559 domain-containing protein, which produces MRVPRVQRGFTLVELLVVIAIIGVLVGLLLPAVQAAREAARRMSCSNNFKQIGLAIHNYHSAFNLLPTHGGGTISTGGSGYDPTNPVNMESRYHDDEYSNNSRLSMLVGIMPFMEQQAIWEQVSNPNGFDSDGTVRSPAWPAMGPTGGNYFYGPWVTDIPALRCPSDPGSGLPAAGRTNYGACLGDSVWASSVKSESEWDTAANGALQNQAAQRGFFKMFNNRLGFRDCIDGLSNTIAMGEMITYLGDTDVRSSVPDKGGTNGAEPYRDNPIYCRGDIDPARPRFWGRDVSREDRSRGYRWADASTVFSATFTILPPNQEVCGRNNFNDIVLIATMSSQHQGGCHVLMGDGAVKFITDSIEAGDSSIGNVWKDGTGVRAPGSRSPYGLWGSLGTNASKEVIDETF; this is translated from the coding sequence ATGAGAGTTCCGAGAGTTCAGCGAGGCTTCACATTGGTGGAGCTTCTAGTAGTAATTGCCATCATTGGCGTTTTAGTGGGCCTTCTGCTACCAGCAGTTCAGGCCGCTCGCGAGGCTGCTCGTCGCATGAGTTGCAGCAACAATTTCAAGCAGATTGGGCTTGCGATCCACAATTATCATTCTGCTTTCAACCTGTTGCCGACCCATGGTGGTGGCACAATCTCAACCGGCGGTAGCGGTTATGACCCAACGAACCCGGTCAATATGGAGAGCCGTTATCATGATGATGAATACAGCAATAATTCCAGGCTGAGCATGTTGGTTGGAATCATGCCGTTCATGGAGCAGCAGGCGATTTGGGAGCAGGTCAGCAATCCGAACGGGTTTGACTCGGACGGGACCGTGAGGTCGCCAGCTTGGCCAGCCATGGGCCCTACTGGGGGAAACTATTTTTACGGACCATGGGTAACCGATATCCCGGCACTTCGCTGCCCAAGTGACCCAGGCAGCGGGCTTCCTGCGGCAGGACGGACTAATTACGGGGCTTGCCTCGGCGATTCAGTTTGGGCTTCTTCAGTGAAGAGCGAGAGCGAATGGGATACGGCCGCCAATGGAGCACTGCAAAACCAAGCGGCCCAGCGAGGTTTCTTCAAGATGTTCAACAACCGACTGGGCTTCCGCGACTGCATCGACGGTCTTTCGAACACCATCGCGATGGGCGAGATGATCACCTATTTAGGGGACACCGACGTTCGCAGTAGTGTGCCAGACAAGGGAGGTACTAACGGTGCAGAACCGTATCGAGACAACCCGATTTATTGTCGCGGCGACATCGATCCAGCTCGTCCTCGGTTTTGGGGCAGGGATGTATCCCGAGAAGATCGCTCCCGTGGTTACCGTTGGGCGGACGCCTCCACCGTCTTCAGTGCTACGTTCACGATTTTGCCTCCAAACCAGGAAGTATGTGGCCGTAATAACTTCAACGATATTGTATTGATCGCTACGATGTCCAGTCAGCACCAAGGTGGTTGCCATGTGTTGATGGGTGACGGGGCGGTCAAGTTCATCACCGACTCGATCGAGGCGGGTGATTCGTCGATCGGCAATGTATGGAAGGACGGCACCGGCGTGCGGGCGCCTGGGTCGAGAAGCCCGTACGGGCTCTGGGGATCACTGGGAACGAACGCCAGTAAAGAGGTCATCGACGAGACGTTCTAA
- a CDS encoding secretin N-terminal domain-containing protein, with the protein MSTLTSMDHSPMRVVCVVSLLWMCGFGGPPAFGQGSSTGEANLGQPADQATMGTDGKRLQFQFSGAAWLEVLQWFADEADLNLDWRELPEGSLNLTTQQSYNVSDALGVINRHLASRGFTLLRSSDVLFLVKLDSPLNPSMVPRVSPDELDQRSSYELVKSSFSLDWMLAETAVEEFKPILSPYGIISSFSATNRIEVIDFVENLLEIREILGREESNQSQARLVAEFRLEHANAIEVVDDLRELMGLTIPLPRSASIMMQIRNSQRGRDRDRDRDDDDRSGQPQTDPAASSVVYLVANERQNSIVANGPPDKIALVRQAVSALDVPSSDVGMMLSDETVMKVYPLNGVDPDALEDIFEDLRNIGKLHQDSVFSEDDDTQILFAYASIKDHMTIRSVMDQLAKASRTFHVIPLNRLNADAVVAAITELMNGESGGQDRSRRDRNRQQGGDWGGFRVEADTVNSRLLLFATGSELNQVKELLLNIGEREQVGNIRVIDAGTPQSIANAVKQLRQIWPDESPNRLDIDIDPAAEPTRESSRAIKKLPVPQAIELDPADEALRRNWKLDEANNLGDSSEIQWVHQLPPSSSGERSGISLSREQTPMGPEVTIRRGADGQIILRSDDADALGEAEQLLRALLPPKQRYRVIHMKHQIPVAIEAKLMQALDQGVVPTSGPVSFISDAVTDSLLVVGANEKEFDQLSELADFFDQPNEANPESVRRPQMFKLNYIQADQAATILKDLYRDLLSPADPALSQNRTSRNRGDGSDRGADRSLTQAPYMGTETSKATFKGLLSVSVLAESNTVAVSAPAFMMAEIEETIRSLDTDQAETVVEVISVDGIDAAMLSEALGTAIGITSGRTGQNGNRSRTSSRTSNDPRANRQRDRN; encoded by the coding sequence ATGTCCACTCTAACTTCAATGGATCATTCTCCGATGCGCGTTGTTTGTGTTGTGAGCCTGCTCTGGATGTGCGGATTTGGGGGGCCACCCGCGTTTGGGCAGGGTTCGTCAACCGGTGAAGCGAATTTGGGCCAGCCAGCGGATCAAGCAACGATGGGAACGGATGGTAAACGTTTGCAATTCCAGTTTAGTGGCGCGGCGTGGTTGGAGGTGCTTCAGTGGTTTGCCGATGAAGCGGACTTGAATTTGGATTGGCGTGAGCTACCCGAAGGAAGTTTGAACCTGACGACTCAGCAGTCCTACAATGTTTCGGACGCTTTGGGCGTGATCAATCGCCATCTCGCTTCTCGCGGTTTCACGTTACTTCGCAGTAGCGATGTCCTGTTCTTGGTCAAATTGGACTCTCCGCTCAACCCCAGTATGGTGCCTCGGGTGTCGCCGGATGAATTGGACCAGCGATCGAGTTACGAACTCGTCAAAAGTTCGTTCTCACTCGATTGGATGCTTGCCGAAACGGCGGTGGAAGAGTTCAAGCCAATCCTCAGTCCCTACGGCATCATCTCATCCTTCTCGGCAACCAATCGAATCGAGGTGATCGACTTTGTTGAAAATCTGCTCGAGATCCGTGAGATACTAGGCCGAGAGGAGTCCAATCAGAGCCAAGCTCGGTTGGTCGCCGAGTTTCGACTCGAGCATGCTAACGCCATCGAAGTGGTCGATGATCTGCGCGAGCTGATGGGTTTAACGATCCCCCTTCCCAGGTCGGCGTCGATTATGATGCAGATACGAAATTCTCAGCGTGGTAGAGATCGCGATCGCGATCGCGATGACGACGACCGAAGCGGCCAACCGCAAACCGATCCCGCAGCCAGTTCGGTAGTCTATTTGGTTGCCAACGAACGGCAAAACAGTATTGTTGCGAATGGGCCACCCGATAAGATTGCTTTGGTACGCCAGGCCGTTTCGGCACTTGATGTTCCATCGAGCGATGTTGGGATGATGCTATCCGATGAAACGGTGATGAAGGTTTACCCGCTCAACGGTGTCGACCCCGACGCGTTGGAGGACATCTTTGAAGACCTACGCAACATTGGCAAGCTACATCAAGACAGTGTCTTTTCGGAGGATGACGACACGCAGATCCTGTTTGCGTATGCGTCGATCAAAGATCACATGACCATCCGGTCGGTGATGGATCAGCTTGCCAAGGCATCACGTACCTTTCATGTGATCCCGCTAAATCGATTGAATGCGGACGCCGTCGTCGCTGCCATCACGGAGTTGATGAATGGAGAATCAGGCGGGCAAGATCGATCCCGACGCGACCGCAACCGGCAACAGGGTGGCGATTGGGGCGGGTTTCGTGTGGAAGCCGACACGGTCAATAGCCGACTGTTGCTGTTTGCAACCGGATCGGAACTGAATCAGGTCAAGGAGTTGCTTTTGAATATTGGTGAGCGCGAGCAGGTCGGCAATATTCGAGTGATCGATGCTGGTACGCCTCAGTCGATTGCCAACGCGGTCAAGCAGCTACGACAGATTTGGCCTGACGAGAGTCCCAATCGGTTGGACATTGACATTGATCCTGCCGCGGAACCTACCAGAGAGAGTTCCAGGGCGATAAAGAAATTGCCGGTGCCACAAGCGATCGAGCTTGACCCCGCAGACGAAGCGCTGCGGCGAAATTGGAAGCTTGATGAGGCCAATAACCTAGGTGATTCCAGCGAGATTCAATGGGTTCATCAGTTGCCCCCTTCCAGTTCGGGTGAACGGTCCGGCATTTCTCTGAGTCGGGAACAAACGCCGATGGGCCCCGAGGTTACGATTCGTCGCGGAGCGGATGGGCAAATCATCCTGCGTTCGGACGATGCCGACGCGCTTGGTGAAGCGGAGCAATTGCTTCGAGCGCTGTTGCCACCGAAGCAACGCTATCGCGTTATCCACATGAAGCATCAAATCCCTGTAGCGATCGAGGCCAAATTAATGCAGGCGTTGGATCAGGGGGTTGTTCCTACGAGCGGGCCGGTATCGTTCATCTCGGATGCCGTCACCGATTCGTTGTTAGTCGTCGGGGCCAATGAGAAAGAATTTGACCAATTGAGTGAACTTGCCGACTTTTTCGACCAGCCCAACGAGGCAAATCCTGAATCGGTTCGTCGTCCGCAAATGTTCAAGCTAAACTATATTCAGGCGGATCAGGCAGCCACGATTTTAAAAGATTTGTATCGCGACTTGCTCAGTCCAGCCGATCCCGCTCTTAGCCAGAATCGCACCTCGCGAAATCGCGGTGACGGTTCCGATCGTGGGGCGGACCGCTCACTCACACAAGCACCTTACATGGGCACCGAGACCTCCAAGGCAACGTTCAAAGGATTGTTGTCCGTTAGTGTGCTGGCGGAGAGTAACACCGTCGCGGTTTCTGCTCCCGCGTTCATGATGGCCGAAATCGAGGAGACGATTCGCAGCTTGGATACGGATCAGGCGGAGACGGTTGTCGAGGTGATTTCAGTCGATGGCATCGATGCGGCAATGTTGTCGGAAGCTCTGGGCACGGCTATCGGCATCACCTCGGGGAGAACCGGGCAAAATGGCAACCGTTCAAGGACATCCTCGCGGACGAGCAATGATCCGCGTGCAAACCGTCAACGCGACCGAAACTAA
- a CDS encoding family 16 glycoside hydrolase, with protein sequence MFISIFLILSSCLLPPSVALEESFSASDVGKLPPEFIAMHTGDGPPGKWLVTSDGDNRVLTQRDDSQSKDRTHIAIVDHQKLRNVKLSVRIKLVGGEKEKSAGIVWRFKDKKNYLLARIDVKDKRVRLYRVINGNRIRIGGDDKTELQHDRWYTLRIEHIGDNIKVYLDDNIVAMQEDRHFRDFGGIGLWTKSDSVAFFDDLHLKAFDATH encoded by the coding sequence ATGTTCATTTCGATCTTTCTGATCCTATCGTCTTGTCTACTGCCGCCGTCGGTTGCATTGGAGGAAAGCTTCAGTGCCAGCGACGTTGGGAAACTACCGCCTGAATTCATTGCCATGCATACGGGCGATGGACCGCCGGGGAAGTGGTTGGTAACGAGTGATGGCGACAATCGCGTTTTGACCCAACGCGACGACTCGCAGTCAAAAGATCGGACTCACATTGCGATCGTGGACCACCAGAAACTGCGAAACGTTAAGCTTTCAGTGCGAATCAAGCTAGTCGGTGGAGAGAAAGAAAAAAGTGCCGGGATCGTTTGGCGATTTAAGGACAAGAAGAACTACTTGTTAGCTAGGATCGATGTCAAAGACAAGCGTGTTCGACTTTACCGCGTCATCAACGGCAATCGAATTCGGATTGGCGGTGACGACAAAACAGAGCTTCAGCATGATCGATGGTATACGCTTCGCATCGAACACATCGGTGACAACATCAAAGTCTATTTGGACGATAATATCGTGGCGATGCAAGAAGACCGACACTTTCGCGATTTCGGAGGCATCGGTTTATGGACAAAATCAGACTCTGTCGCGTTCTTTGATGATCTTCACCTCAAAGCGTTTGACGCAACGCATTAG
- a CDS encoding response regulator transcription factor, which produces MRVLLVEDEEDLSAIICAALGERGIQVDASLDGQDGLLKAATVDYDAVILDLMLPVLDGYTVLKRLRATKKTPVLMLTARDSTDDKVTLLNEGADDYLTKPFMIDELAARIRAIVRRSTGEPSPLICIGNDLRIDTIDRRVTCGGQLVELTPTEYSILHLLATHADRIVTRQMIYDRIYGDRDSGSSNTIEVYLSNLRKKVGKERIETHRRNGYTLRA; this is translated from the coding sequence ATGAGAGTTCTGCTAGTCGAAGACGAAGAAGATCTTTCCGCGATCATTTGTGCTGCCCTTGGAGAGCGGGGGATTCAAGTGGACGCTTCGTTGGACGGTCAGGATGGATTGCTCAAAGCGGCAACGGTCGATTATGACGCGGTGATCTTGGACTTGATGCTTCCGGTGCTTGACGGGTACACCGTTTTGAAACGCCTGCGAGCGACGAAAAAGACGCCGGTTTTGATGTTGACCGCCAGGGATTCGACGGACGATAAGGTCACGCTGCTCAATGAAGGCGCAGACGACTATCTGACCAAGCCTTTTATGATCGATGAACTAGCCGCTCGAATTCGTGCCATTGTGCGTCGCTCCACTGGCGAGCCTTCCCCACTGATTTGCATCGGCAACGATCTTCGAATCGACACGATCGATCGCCGCGTTACTTGTGGTGGACAACTCGTCGAATTGACTCCCACGGAATACTCCATTCTGCACTTGTTGGCAACTCATGCGGACCGTATCGTCACTCGGCAAATGATCTACGATCGAATCTACGGCGACCGAGATTCTGGCAGTTCCAATACGATCGAAGTCTATCTCTCGAACCTTCGCAAGAAGGTCGGCAAGGAACGGATCGAAACCCACCGTCGTAATGGATACACCCTTCGTGCGTAA
- a CDS encoding sensor histidine kinase, whose amino-acid sequence MRKSLRWKLLAWYLGLIALMACIFSALTVLTIRHELEQDAVQGLSEKAISLSRVIEYEEDGQFSVDLSHQQLESFAAEYPAGPYYRIWDSQRRVVDCSSPAIPSDYPPQTGTRWVSDQVEVIIDGPAQSRILVGHAFETEQAQIRRLILTCVGVATVTILVMLAGGWWMIGQMLKPIDRISAAAARVTESNISERIRTEKMESEFLLLSNTFNGTLDRLEDAFRRQNHFTADASHELRTPLSILLAQCEHVLNAERTPAEYRQAIETIQHAATRMKSLVESLLILARADAEQAAMKSECYWLDQVVQRACEFVEPLAQPKDISIVKKLERTRVKGDPEWFAKAVINLLTNAINYNRDQGTVTVSVCQDARDARLIVCDSGIGISEDNLGRIFDRFFRVDPARPFRSVGGTGLGLPITQWIVESQGGKIAVESCLEKGTTFTITLPRSA is encoded by the coding sequence GTGCGTAAGTCATTGCGATGGAAACTACTGGCGTGGTATCTCGGTCTGATCGCGTTGATGGCCTGCATCTTTAGTGCATTGACCGTGTTGACCATTCGGCATGAACTTGAACAGGATGCCGTGCAAGGGCTCAGCGAAAAAGCAATCTCGCTTTCTCGGGTGATCGAGTATGAGGAAGATGGGCAGTTCAGTGTGGATTTATCGCACCAGCAACTCGAATCGTTTGCTGCCGAATATCCGGCGGGGCCTTACTACCGAATCTGGGACTCGCAGCGTCGTGTCGTCGATTGTTCTTCCCCCGCGATACCCTCGGATTATCCGCCACAGACGGGGACGAGATGGGTTTCCGATCAAGTGGAGGTGATCATCGACGGGCCGGCTCAATCAAGGATTTTGGTGGGGCATGCCTTCGAGACTGAGCAGGCTCAGATCCGACGATTGATACTGACCTGTGTAGGGGTGGCAACCGTCACAATCCTCGTCATGCTTGCGGGCGGTTGGTGGATGATCGGACAAATGCTGAAGCCGATTGATCGTATCAGCGCGGCGGCTGCCCGAGTGACGGAGTCAAATATCTCCGAACGGATTCGTACCGAAAAGATGGAATCGGAATTCTTACTTCTCTCGAATACCTTCAACGGCACGCTTGACCGTTTGGAAGATGCCTTTCGACGGCAGAACCACTTTACGGCCGATGCCTCTCATGAACTACGAACGCCACTTTCGATCTTGCTGGCCCAATGTGAGCATGTCTTGAACGCCGAGCGTACCCCCGCGGAATACCGACAAGCGATCGAAACGATCCAACATGCTGCAACGCGAATGAAGTCTTTGGTGGAATCGTTGCTGATTCTCGCTCGAGCCGATGCCGAACAAGCAGCAATGAAATCCGAATGCTATTGGTTGGACCAAGTCGTGCAAAGAGCGTGTGAATTTGTTGAACCGCTTGCCCAACCGAAAGACATTTCGATTGTGAAAAAGCTAGAACGCACGAGAGTGAAAGGCGACCCGGAATGGTTTGCGAAAGCCGTGATAAACTTATTGACCAACGCGATCAACTACAATCGCGACCAAGGGACGGTCACCGTCTCGGTGTGCCAAGACGCAAGGGACGCTCGGCTGATTGTTTGTGATAGCGGCATTGGGATTAGCGAAGACAATCTCGGACGGATCTTTGACCGATTTTTTCGTGTCGACCCCGCACGTCCGTTTCGTTCGGTAGGCGGGACCGGATTGGGGCTTCCCATCACCCAGTGGATCGTCGAATCGCAGGGGGGCAAGATCGCGGTGGAAAGTTGTTTGGAAAAGGGGACGACGTTCACGATCACGTTACCCCGCTCCGCTTGA